Proteins from a genomic interval of Quercus robur chromosome 9, dhQueRobu3.1, whole genome shotgun sequence:
- the LOC126698597 gene encoding U-box domain-containing protein 44-like translates to MATGVIISTSPIPASDLFSQTVLAIIDTVNAAKGVLIQKENFKKFSTYLEILKELLEQNVDHSKSLENALQTINREIKVAKHLALECRKRNKIYILITCRKIVKLLESSTKEIGRALSLIPLTSLDVSLDIKNQVIKLSKDMLDAVYWVTAAEDEVIKKIELGIQGRNFDRSCANQLLVHIAEAIGISPEQPELKKEFEEFKREVEDATLRKDLAEDVQMEQIITLLKKADATTSLDEKEKKYFEKRNALGRQPLEPLQSFYCPITQAVMVDPVETTSGRTFERSAIEKCFAEGNNLCPLTMVPLNTSVIRPNKTLRQSIEEWKERNTIINIVSIKPRLQSSEETEMLQSLSKLQDICTERELHREWMTMEDYIPVLVGLLSAKNREIRKHALFILFMLAKDSDDNKERISNVDNALESIVRSLARQIDEGKLALQLLLELSRSNVVRDSIGSVHGCILLLVTMLSSDDIQAAKDAQELLENLSFLDQNVIEMAKANHFKPLLQLLSSGRENVRLVMAETFSEIELTDLNKLSIVKDGALSPLLQMLSHGDLEMKKVAVKALLQVSDLPQNGLQMIKEGAVGPLFELLYRHSLSSPPLREQVAATIMHLAISTTLQEADQEQILLLESEEDIFKLFSLVSLTGPDIQRSILHTFQALCHSPNGLDIRMKLRQLSAVQVLVQLCEVDNHTIRENAVKLFHCLIEDGDKDTFLEHVGQRCIETLLRIIKTPNDVEEIAAAMGIISKLPMDRQLNQWLIEAEAVQTIYACLTDANKNALHKRQVIENAVGALCRFTVSTNQEWQKIVAEAGLIPVLVHMLVSGTALTKQNAAISLKQFSESSVSLSKPMKKRGIFQCCLAAPETGCPVHLGICTVESSFCILQANALEPLVRMLGEPDLGPCEASLDALLTLIDDERLQSGSKVLAEADAIVPIIKLLSSPSEKLQEKSLTALERIFRLVEFKLKYGTSAQIPLVEIAQRKNSHMKSLAARVLAQLNVLGQQSSFF, encoded by the exons ATGGCAACAGGAGTGATTATTAGTACCTCACCAATTCCAGCATCGGACTTATTCTCCCAGACTGTCCTTGCAATAATTGATACTGTAAATGCAGCCAAGGGTGTTCTCATTCAGAaggaaaatttcaagaaattctCAACATACTTGGAGATATTAAAAGAGCTATTGGAGCAAAATGTAGACCATTCCAAGAGCTTAGAAAATGCTCTGCAAACTATCAACCGAGAGATTAAAGTTGCTAAGCATCTAGCACTTGAATGCCGTAAAAGAAATAAGATATATATCCTAATCACTTGCCGGAAGATTGTTAAGCTTTTAGAGAGCAGTACTAAAGAGATTGGTAGGGCGCTAAGCCTCATTCCTTTGACGTCTTTGGATGTTTCATTGGATATTAAAAACCAGGTTATCAAGCTCTCTAAGGATATGCTAGATGCAGTGTATTGGGTAACTGCAGCGGAGGATGAAGTTATAAAAAAGATTGAGTTAGGAATACAAGGGAGGAACTTTGATCGGTCATGTGCAAATCAATTGTTAGTTCATATTGCTGAGGCTATTGGGATATCCCCAGAGCAGCCTGAAttgaagaaagaatttgaagaaTTCAAAAGGGAAGTTGAAGATGCAACGCTGAGAAAAGACTTGGCAGAAGATGTTCAAATGGAACAAATCATTACATTGCTTAAAAAGGCTGATGCCACAACATCtcttgatgaaaaagaaaagaaatattttgaaaagcgAAATGCTTTAGGTAGGCAACCATTGGAACCTCTCCAGTCTTTTTATTGCCCCATCACTCAGGCTGTTATGGTTGACCCTGTGGAAACTACCTCAGGTCGGACATTCGAAAGGAGTGCCATAGAGAAGTGCTTTGCTGAAGGGAACAATCTTTGTCCCTTGACCATGGTTCCCTTGAACACTTCAGTTATCCGGCCCAACAAAACTCTTCGACAATCAATTGAAGAATGGAAGGAAAGGAATACCATCATTAACATTGTCTCTATTAAACCCAGACTCCAGTCAAGTGAAGAGACAGAAATGCTTCAGTCATTAAGCAAACTGCAGGATATATGTACAGAAAGAGAGTTGCATCGGGAATGGATGACAATGGAGGACTACATTCCAGTTCTAGTTGGACTTCTCAGTGCAAAAAATCGTGAAATAAGAAAGCACGCTCTGTTCATCTTATTTATGCTTGCAAAGGACAGTGATGACAATAAG GAAAGAATCTCGAACGTGGATAATGCACTTGAATCCATTGTTCGCTCACTAGCACGCCAAATTGATGAAGGCAAGTTAGCATTGCAGTTGTTACTTGAACTGTCCAGAAGTAATGTGGTACGAGATTCAATTGGATCAGTTCACGGCTGCATACTTCTCCTGGTGACCATGTTAAGTAGTGATGATATTCAAGCTGCCAAAGATGCCCAAGAGCTTCTGGAGAATTTGTCTTTCCTTGATCAGAATGTTATAGAGATGGCCAAAGCAAATCATTTTAAACCTTTGTTACAGCTTCTTTCTTCAG GACGTGAGAATGTTAGATTGGTCATGGCTGAAACTTTTTCAGAAATTGAATTGACCGATCTCAATAAATTGTCCATAGTTAAAGATGGGGCATTGAGCCCCCTTCTTCAAATGCTTTCACATGGTGACTTAGAGATGAAGAAAGTGGCTGTTAAAGCTCTTCTGCAGGTCTCAGACTTGCCACAAAATGGCCTCCAGATGATCAAAGAAGGTGCAGTTGGGCCACTATTTGAACTTCTGTATCGTCATAGTTTATCATCACCACCTCTACGTGAGCAGGTAGCCGCCACAATCATGCACCTCGCAATATCAACCACTCTCCAAGAAGCTGATCAGGAGCAGATTTTGTTGTTAGAATCTGAGGAAGATATTTTTAAGCTCTTTTCACTTGTATCATTAACAGGACCAGACATACAAAGAAGCATTCTCCATACCTTTCAAGCACTGTGCCATTCTCCTAATGGTTTAGACATCAGGATGAAGTTGAGGCAG CTCTCTGCAGTTCAAGTATTGGTTCAGTTATGTGAGGTGGATAACCATACTATACGGGAAAATGCTGTAAAGTTGTTCCATTGCTTGATAGAAGATGGAGATAAAGACACCTTTTTGGAACATGTGGGTCAGAGATGCATTGAGACATTGCTCAGGATAATCAAAACTCCCAATGATGTAGAAGAGATTGCTGCTGCAATGGGTATTATCTCTAAACTTCCTATGGACCGACAGCTCAATCAGTGGCTTATAGAAGCTGAGGCAGTTCAGACCATATATGCGTGTCTGACTGATGCAAATAAAAATGCCTTACACAAGAGGCAGGTAATAGAGAATGCTGTTGGAGCTCTCTGTCGTTTTACTGTCTCAACAAATCAAGAATGGCAGAAGATAGTAGCTGAAGCTGGCCTTATCCCTGTGCTGGTACATATGCTGGTTTCTGGAACTGCTTTGACAAAACAAAATGCGGCCATTTCACTTAAGCAGTTTTCAGAAAGTTCAGTTAGCTTGAGCAAGCCAATGAAGAAGCGTGGGATTTTCCAGTGTTGCTTGGCTGCACCCGAAACTGGCTGTCCTGTACATTTAGGAATCTGTACAGTTGAGTCTTCATTTTGCATTTTACAGGCCAATGCTCTGGAACCTCTAGTGAGGATGCTTGGGGAGCCTGATCTCGGACCCTGTGAGGCTTCCTTAGACGCACTGTTGACACTGATAGATGATGAAAGGTTGCAGAGTGGCAGTAAAGTGCTAGCTGAAGCAGATGCCATTGTtccaattataaaattattgagtTCACCTTCTGAAAAATTGCAGGAGAAATCCCTTACTGCTTTAGAAAGAATTTTTCGGCTGGTGGAGTTCAAGCTAAAATATGGAACTTCAGCACAAATCCCATTGGTAGAAATAGCTCAGAGGAAAAATAGTCATATGAAATCTCTGGCTGCCAGGGTACTTGCTCAGTTGAATGTGCTTGGTCAACAGTCATCATTTTTTTGA
- the LOC126699069 gene encoding oligopeptide transporter 6-like, with amino-acid sequence MGEVFDGIEDDSLEVKEECPIKQVDLTVPKTDDPTMPAVTFRMWVLGVAACVILSFVNQFFWYRKMPLTVSSISAQIAVVPIGHFMAKVLPKDAFFKGTRFEFTMNPGPFNIKEHVLITIFANSGAGTVYAAHILSAVRLYYKRSLTFLPAFIVMLTTQVLGFGWAGLFRKYLVEPGEMWWPSNLVQVALFRALHEKEKRPKGGMTRTQFFLIVLICSFAYCVFPGYFFVMITSFSWVCWIAPKSVLVHQLGSGLQGLGIGSFGIDWATISSYLGSPLASPWFATANVAVGFFLIMYVMTPITYWFNVYNAKTFPIYSNGLYTTNGSEYDILSIINSNFHLDRDTYAQMGPVHLSTFFAMTYGLGFATLGATLVHVLLFSGRDLWKQSKSAFGGKTKIDIHTKLMKKYKKVPMWWFLVILVVNIGLIIFTCEYYNESLQLPWWGVLLACAIAVFFTLPIGIIYATTNQMPGLNIITEYVIGYMYPERPVANMCFKVYGYISMSQGLTFLADFKLGHYMKIPPRSMFMAQVVGTILAVIVYTGTAWWLMETIPHLCDTSMLPKDSPWTCPMDHVFFDASVIWGLVGPRRIFGDLGEYGNINWFFLGGAIAPLLVWLAHKAFPKQNWIRLIHMPVLLGSTSMMPPASAVSFTSWIIVGFLSGFVVFKYKPDMWKRYNYVLSGGLDAGTAFMAVLLFLALGATQIQWWGNNGEGCPLASCPTAKGIVVDGCPIFS; translated from the exons ATGGGTGAAGTGTTTGATGGGATCGAGGATGATTCCTTGGAGGTTAAGGAAGAGTGTCCCATAAAACAAGTGGACTTAACAGTGCCCAAAACTGATGATCCGACTATGCCTGCAGTGACATTCAGGATGTGGGTTCTGGGTGTTGCTGCATGTGTCATACTGTCTTTTGTGAACCAGTTCTTTTGGTACAGAAAAATGCCATTGACAGTGAGTTCAATATCTGCCCAGATTGCTGTGGTACCCATTGGACACTTCATGGCCAAGGTTTTGCCAAAAGATGCTTTCTTTAAGGGTACACGGTTTGAGTTTACAATGAATCCAGGGCCTTTTAACATCAAGGAACATGTTTTGATCACAATCTTTGCAAACTCGGGTGCTGGCACGGTTTATGCTGCTCATATATTGTCTGCAGTTAGGCTCTATTACAAGAGGAGCCTCACATTTCTTCCAGCCTTCATTGTTATGTTAACAACACAG GTTTTAGGGTTTGGTTGGGCGGGTCTTTTCCGAAAATATCTGGTAGAGCCAGGGGAAATGTGGTGGCCATCTAACCTTGTTCAGGTTGCATTGTTCAG GGCTCTAcatgagaaggaaaaaaggcCTAAAGGCGGCATGACACGTACCCAATTCTTTCTCATAGTCTTGATCTGTAGCTTTGCTTACTGTGTCTTTCCAGGCTATTTTTTCGTCATGATAACATCTTTCTCTTGGGTTTGCTGGATTGCTCCTAAGTCTGTTCTTGTCCATCAATTGGGTTCTGGCTTACAAGGCCTTGGAATTGGTTCCTTCGGTATTGATTGGGCTACAATTTCCTCATACCTTGGTAGTCCACTAGCTAGTCCATGGTTCGCCACTGCCAATGTTGCTGTGGGATTCTTCCTTATAATGTATGTGATGACACCCATCACATACTGGTTCAATGTCTACAATGCCAAGACCTTCCCAATATATTCTAACGGCCTTTACACAACAAATGGTTCAGAATATGACATTTTGAGCATCATTAATTCCAATTTTCATCTTGATCGTGATACGTATGCACAGATGGGGCCTGTTCATCTAAGCACATTTTTTGCAATGACATACGGACTTGGATTTGCTACACTTGGTGCTACTCTTGTGCATGTTCTCCTTTTCAGTGGAAG AGACCTATGGAAGCAAAGCAAAAGCGCCTTTGgagggaaaacaaaaattgatataCATACCAAGCTTATGAAGAAGTATAAAAAAGTTCCCATGTGGTGGTTTCTTGTCATCCTTGTGGTTAACATTGGCCTTATAATATTTACATGCGAGTATTATAACGAGTCACTTCAATTGCCTTGGTGGGGTGTACTTCTTGCTTGTGCCATTGCCGTTTTCTTCACTCTCCCAATTGGTATTATCTATGCCACCACAAACCAG ATGCCAGGTTTGAACATTATAACAGAATACGTTATTGGGTACATGTATCCAGAGCGTCCCGTTGCTAACATGTGCTTCAAGGTGTATGGATACATCAGCATGTCTCAAGGTCTAACCTTTTTGGCAGACTTTAAGCTTGGCCACTACATGAAAATTCCGCCAAGATCAATGTTTATGGCACAA GTAGTAGGGACAATCTTAGCAGTAATAGTATACACAGGAACTGCATGGTGGCTGATGGAAACCATTCCTCACCTGTGTGACACCTCCATGTTGCCTAAGGATAGCCCCTGGACTTGTCCAATGGACCATGTCTTCTTTGATGCATCCGTCATTTGGGGACTTGTTGGACCTCGTAGAATCTTTGGAGACCTTGGCGAATATGGAAATATCAATTGGTTCTTTCTTGGTGGAGCAATTGCACCTCTCTTAGTTTGGCTTGCACACAAGGCATTCCCAAAGCAAAATTGGATCCGATTGATTCACATGCCTGTGCTGTTGGGTTCCACATCAATGATGCCCCCAGCTAGCGCGGTAAGCTTCACTAGTTGGATCATTGTTGGGTTTCTCTCTGGATTTGTGGTGTTCAAATACAAACCAGATATGTGGAAGCGTTACAATTATGTTCTCTCTGGTGGTCTTGATGCTGGAACTGCTTTCATGGCTGTGTTGTTGTTCCTTGCCTTGGGTGCCACGCAAATTCAATGGTGGGGAAACAATGGGGAAGGTTGCCCCTTAGCTTCTTGCCCAACTGCAAAGGGGATTGTTGTTGATGGTTGcccaattttttcttaa